From a region of the Neisseria subflava genome:
- the ung gene encoding uracil-DNA glycosylase, protein MRTWHEAIGAEKEKAYFQTILEKVRHERQAGITVYPPERDVFNAFRTTEFGSVKVVILGQDPYHGAGQAHGLAFSVQPEIAVPPSLVNIYKELATDIEGFQIPQHGYLQHWAEQGVLLLNTVLTVRAGVAHSHATFGWEAFTDEVIRQLDKEREHLVFMLWGSHAQKKGAFIDRNRHLVLTAPHPSPLSAYRGFFGCKHFSQANAYLQAHGLELIDWQV, encoded by the coding sequence ATGCGAACTTGGCACGAGGCGATTGGTGCGGAAAAAGAAAAGGCGTATTTTCAAACGATTTTGGAGAAGGTTCGCCACGAAAGGCAGGCGGGGATAACCGTTTATCCGCCTGAGCGCGATGTATTCAATGCCTTTCGGACGACAGAGTTTGGAAGTGTAAAGGTTGTGATTTTAGGACAAGACCCGTATCACGGTGCGGGTCAGGCGCATGGTTTGGCATTTTCCGTGCAACCCGAAATTGCGGTGCCGCCGTCGTTGGTCAATATTTATAAAGAGCTGGCGACGGATATTGAGGGATTTCAGATTCCGCAACACGGCTATTTGCAGCATTGGGCGGAACAGGGCGTGTTGCTGTTGAACACAGTGTTGACTGTCCGCGCCGGTGTCGCGCATTCCCATGCGACCTTCGGTTGGGAGGCGTTTACCGATGAAGTTATCCGACAATTGGATAAGGAACGCGAGCATTTGGTCTTTATGCTGTGGGGCAGCCATGCGCAGAAGAAAGGCGCGTTTATCGACCGCAACCGTCATTTGGTGCTGACCGCGCCGCATCCTTCGCCTTTATCGGCCTATCGCGGCTTTTTCGGCTGCAAACATTTTTCGCAGGCAAACGCTTATTTGCAGGCACATGGTTTAGAGCTGATTGATTGGCAGGTTTAA